The Saccharomonospora glauca K62 genome has a segment encoding these proteins:
- a CDS encoding LysR family transcriptional regulator has translation MVLGPVPERHEMDAFLVLAEELHFGRTAERLHLTQARVSQTIRKLERRIGAPLFERTSRRVALTPLGERFRDDLAPLHRELANALARAQAAARGVDGSLRVGFLGLAAGELTPKLLETFAQRHPRCEVVMRETHFNDPLGPLRSGEVDLLLTRLPVEEPDLTVGPVLLSEPRVLAVPTRHRFARRERVSLDELAGETTFGVAGAAPDYWWDFHVPPTTADGRPIRRRESVSTFQELLALVAAGRGVSPLAASVRIYHNRPDVVFVPLDGVPPTDVAVVWRTASATARVRAFVRAAEDTVAANGGPATR, from the coding sequence ATGGTTCTTGGTCCGGTGCCCGAGCGGCACGAGATGGACGCGTTCCTCGTCCTGGCCGAGGAACTGCACTTCGGACGCACCGCTGAGCGCCTGCACCTCACTCAGGCACGCGTGAGCCAGACGATCCGCAAGCTCGAACGCCGCATCGGAGCGCCGCTGTTCGAACGCACCAGCCGTCGGGTGGCCCTCACTCCGCTCGGAGAGCGGTTCCGCGACGACCTCGCCCCGCTGCACCGAGAACTCGCGAACGCCTTGGCCAGGGCACAGGCCGCCGCTCGCGGAGTCGACGGCAGCCTGCGCGTCGGGTTCCTCGGTCTGGCAGCCGGCGAACTCACCCCCAAACTGCTGGAGACGTTCGCGCAACGCCACCCGCGCTGCGAAGTCGTGATGCGGGAGACCCACTTCAACGATCCGCTGGGACCACTACGTTCCGGCGAGGTCGACCTGCTGCTCACGCGACTGCCCGTGGAGGAACCGGACCTGACGGTCGGACCGGTCCTGTTGTCCGAGCCGAGGGTGCTGGCCGTGCCGACCCGACACCGGTTCGCCCGGCGCGAACGCGTGTCCCTCGACGAACTGGCCGGTGAGACGACGTTCGGCGTCGCCGGGGCCGCGCCCGACTACTGGTGGGACTTCCACGTGCCACCCACCACGGCCGACGGCAGGCCGATCCGCCGTCGAGAGTCGGTCAGCACCTTCCAGGAACTGCTCGCACTCGTCGCTGCGGGGCGCGGAGTGTCCCCGCTGGCGGCATCCGTGCGGATCTACCACAACCGGCCCGACGTCGTGTTCGTCCCACTGGACGGAGTGCCACCCACCGACGTGGCCGTGGTCTGGCGCACCGCCTCGGCGACCGCCCGCGTGCGCGCGTTCGTTCGGGCCGCGGAAGACACCGTCGCGGCCAACGGCGGTCCCGCCACCCGCTGA
- a CDS encoding helix-turn-helix transcriptional regulator, which yields MSGSGDRLPRLLALVPYLLARPGIRIEEAARDFDVTPRQLRKDLELLWMCGLPGYGPGDLIDLSFDGDTVSVTYDAGMRRPLRLTGSEASALLIALRALAETPGVVDADSVHRAIAKIEVASGDARPSGVVVGNGVREAAATAETRETVRRALQKRRALWLRYYSASKDAITERTVDPMRLLIVEGISYLEAWCRKAESVRLFRLDRIDELTVLDEPAAPPETATPKDLSEGVFPRRPEYPEAQLVLEPDARWVAEYYQCEELDELDGGRLRVRMRYADESWLVRLVLRQRGQVTVEEPEWVARAVRQRAAEALARARHLAATSAG from the coding sequence GTGAGTGGATCGGGGGATCGGCTGCCCAGGCTGCTCGCGCTCGTGCCGTATCTGCTGGCCCGGCCGGGCATCCGGATCGAGGAGGCGGCCCGTGACTTCGACGTCACGCCGCGGCAGCTGCGCAAGGACCTGGAACTGCTGTGGATGTGCGGTCTGCCCGGCTACGGCCCCGGTGATCTGATCGACCTGTCGTTCGACGGCGACACCGTGTCGGTGACCTATGACGCGGGCATGCGCCGTCCGCTCCGGCTCACGGGGTCGGAGGCGAGCGCGCTGCTGATCGCGTTGCGGGCGTTGGCCGAGACTCCCGGGGTGGTCGACGCCGACAGCGTGCACCGGGCCATCGCCAAGATCGAGGTCGCGTCGGGTGACGCCCGTCCGTCCGGCGTGGTGGTGGGCAACGGTGTCCGGGAGGCGGCGGCCACGGCGGAGACCCGCGAGACGGTGCGGCGGGCGCTGCAGAAGCGCCGCGCGTTGTGGCTGCGTTACTACAGCGCGTCCAAGGACGCGATCACCGAACGTACGGTGGACCCGATGCGGCTGCTGATCGTGGAAGGCATCAGCTACCTGGAGGCGTGGTGCCGGAAGGCCGAGTCCGTCCGGCTGTTCCGGCTCGACCGGATCGACGAGCTGACGGTGCTGGACGAACCGGCCGCTCCCCCGGAGACCGCGACCCCGAAGGATCTGTCCGAGGGCGTCTTCCCCCGGCGGCCCGAGTACCCGGAGGCCCAGCTCGTGCTCGAACCGGACGCCCGGTGGGTCGCCGAGTACTACCAGTGCGAGGAGCTCGACGAGCTCGACGGCGGTCGCCTGCGGGTGCGCATGCGCTACGCCGACGAGTCGTGGTTGGTGCGGTTGGTGCTGCGGCAGCGGGGGCAGGTGACGGTCGAGGAACCCGAGTGGGTGGCGCGGGCCGTACGACAGCGGGCGGCCGAGGCGCTGGCACGTGCTCGTCACCTCGCCGCAACCTCGGCTGGCTAG
- the tatA gene encoding Sec-independent protein translocase subunit TatA — protein MNALQPWHLIILVLVVVLLFGAKRLPDAARSIGKSMKIFKAETKDMRESGQTSDSATTARTEPAVAEPDTRQLPQSTTPAASQPAGTSAMSTEEQVEQLQRQLDELKRQQAAQQAQKNAG, from the coding sequence ATGAATGCGTTGCAGCCGTGGCATTTGATCATTCTGGTGCTTGTCGTGGTCCTGCTGTTCGGTGCCAAGCGCTTGCCCGACGCGGCCAGGTCGATCGGCAAGTCCATGAAGATCTTCAAGGCCGAGACCAAGGACATGCGTGAGTCCGGCCAGACCTCCGACTCGGCGACCACCGCGCGGACCGAGCCCGCAGTGGCCGAGCCCGACACCCGCCAGTTGCCGCAGTCCACCACGCCGGCCGCCTCCCAGCCGGCGGGCACCTCGGCGATGAGCACCGAGGAACAGGTGGAGCAACTCCAGCGTCAGCTCGACGAGCTGAAGCGGCAGCAGGCCGCTCAGCAGGCGCAGAAGAACGCGGGCTGA
- the pafA gene encoding Pup--protein ligase encodes MQRRIFGIESEFGVTCTFHGQRRLSPDEVARYLFRRVVSWGRSSNVFLSNGSRLYLDVGSHPEYATAECDDLVQLVTHDKAGERILEDLLIDAERRLADEGIGGDIFLFKNNTDSAGNSYGCHENYLVTRAGEFSRVADVLLPFLVTRQLICGAGKVLQTPRGAVYCLSQRAEHIWEGVSSATTRSRPIINTRDEPHADAERYRRLHVIVGDSNMAEPTTLLKVGSVDLVLQMIEEGVQFRDFTLDNPIRAIREISHDLTGRRQVRLAGGREASALEIQREYYARAVQHVETHGGTPATHQVIDLWGRALDAVEQQDFSGIDTEIDWAIKHRLVERYRSKHNLVLSDPRIAQLDLAYHDIRRGRGVFDLLQRKGLVRRITDDGEIELAKDTPPQTTRAKLRGDFIAAAQQAGRDFTVDWVHLKLNDQAQRTVLCKDPFRSVDERVERLISSL; translated from the coding sequence ATGCAGCGGCGGATCTTTGGGATCGAAAGCGAATTCGGGGTGACCTGCACCTTCCACGGGCAACGCAGGTTGTCCCCCGACGAAGTGGCGCGGTACCTGTTTCGGCGGGTCGTGTCCTGGGGCCGGTCCTCGAACGTGTTCCTGTCCAACGGCTCCCGGCTGTATCTCGACGTGGGATCGCATCCGGAGTACGCCACCGCCGAGTGTGACGACCTCGTTCAGCTGGTGACGCATGACAAGGCCGGTGAGCGGATCCTGGAAGATCTGCTGATCGACGCCGAACGTCGCCTCGCCGACGAGGGTATCGGCGGCGACATTTTCCTTTTCAAGAACAACACCGACTCGGCCGGAAACTCGTACGGCTGTCACGAGAACTATCTCGTGACGCGGGCGGGTGAGTTTTCCAGGGTGGCCGATGTGCTGCTGCCGTTCCTCGTGACCCGGCAGCTCATCTGCGGCGCGGGAAAGGTGCTGCAGACACCCCGAGGCGCGGTGTACTGCCTGTCCCAGCGTGCCGAGCACATCTGGGAAGGGGTGTCGAGCGCGACGACGCGGTCGAGGCCGATCATCAACACCCGCGACGAGCCGCACGCCGACGCGGAGCGCTACCGCAGGCTGCATGTGATCGTCGGTGATTCCAACATGGCGGAGCCGACGACGCTGTTGAAGGTCGGTTCGGTCGACCTCGTGCTCCAGATGATCGAGGAGGGAGTGCAGTTCCGCGACTTCACGCTGGACAACCCGATCCGGGCGATCCGGGAGATCAGCCACGACCTGACGGGAAGGCGGCAGGTGCGGCTGGCGGGCGGCCGGGAGGCCTCGGCCCTGGAGATCCAGCGCGAGTACTACGCCAGGGCGGTCCAGCACGTGGAGACCCACGGTGGCACCCCGGCGACCCACCAGGTGATCGACCTGTGGGGCCGGGCGCTGGACGCGGTGGAACAGCAGGACTTCTCCGGCATCGACACCGAGATCGACTGGGCGATCAAACATCGACTGGTGGAGCGGTACCGCAGCAAGCACAACCTGGTGCTCTCCGATCCGAGGATCGCTCAGCTCGACCTGGCCTACCACGACATCCGGCGCGGGCGAGGCGTGTTCGACCTGTTGCAGCGCAAGGGGCTGGTGCGGCGTATCACCGACGACGGCGAGATCGAACTCGCCAAGGACACCCCGCCGCAGACCACGCGGGCGAAGCTGCGGGGCGACTTCATCGCCGCGGCCCAGCAGGCCGGGCGTGACTTCACCGTCGACTGGGTGCACCTGAAGTTGAACGACCAGGCGCAGCGCACGGTGCTGTGCAAGGACCCCTTCCGTTCGGTGGACGAGCGGGTGGAGCGCTTGATCAGCTCGTTGTGA
- a CDS encoding MFS transporter, with amino-acid sequence MSTETGPRSVPSGERGDRGITGSGWWILGIALAGTFLAIMDSFIVNVAVPSVRAELNASFAQIEFVVGGYVLVYGLLLVLGGRLGDLHGVQRMFVVGVGVFTLASLAAGLAPDATSLIVARLVQGGGAALFYPQVLAILRTAFDGRAGATAFALFGATIGLASIAGQLVGGLLLHLDVWGLGWRLVFLVNVPVGVATVVGALRFLPRGERTCSRVRGALDVTGVGLLSVALLALSVPLVEGNHAGWPWWTWVSLVSSLPLLAVFVVWERRLKRRGGAPLVDPDLLALRGFAAGNGIAVVFFAGNAGLFFVLTLTLQDGLGYSPLTAGLVFAPLAVTFAVASLIGPRLSVRWGHHVLTLGYGVNTVGTAVLLATVWLDGAETTGWELVAPLAIVGFGQGLGVSPLFGAALGEVPERAAGAAGGVLETASQLGMSLGVTVLGLVFSTALGDGPSVAVAHLNAFTTALVGNLALAVAALVLLRFLVRPRVQPNG; translated from the coding sequence ATGAGTACGGAGACCGGGCCACGGTCCGTCCCTTCGGGGGAGCGGGGCGACCGGGGCATCACCGGATCTGGATGGTGGATTCTCGGGATCGCGCTGGCGGGGACGTTCCTGGCGATCATGGACTCGTTCATCGTGAACGTGGCCGTTCCGTCGGTACGCGCGGAGCTGAACGCGAGCTTCGCGCAGATCGAATTCGTCGTCGGGGGCTACGTGCTCGTGTACGGGCTGTTGCTCGTGCTCGGCGGCAGGCTCGGCGATCTCCACGGGGTCCAGCGCATGTTCGTGGTGGGGGTGGGAGTGTTCACCCTGGCCTCGTTGGCGGCCGGGCTCGCGCCGGACGCGACGTCGTTGATCGTCGCTCGGTTGGTGCAGGGCGGCGGTGCCGCGTTGTTCTACCCACAGGTGCTGGCGATCCTGCGCACCGCGTTCGACGGCCGGGCCGGGGCGACGGCGTTCGCGCTCTTCGGCGCCACCATCGGGTTGGCGTCGATCGCCGGGCAGCTCGTGGGAGGGTTGCTTCTGCACCTGGACGTGTGGGGGCTGGGTTGGCGCCTGGTCTTCCTGGTCAACGTGCCCGTGGGCGTCGCCACCGTCGTGGGCGCCCTGCGCTTTCTGCCCAGGGGGGAACGCACCTGCAGCCGCGTGCGGGGTGCGCTCGACGTGACCGGTGTCGGACTGCTCTCCGTGGCGCTGCTGGCGCTGTCGGTGCCGTTGGTCGAAGGCAACCACGCCGGATGGCCGTGGTGGACGTGGGTGTCGCTGGTGTCGTCGCTGCCCCTGCTCGCGGTGTTCGTGGTGTGGGAGCGGCGCCTGAAGAGGCGAGGTGGCGCGCCCCTGGTGGACCCCGACTTGCTGGCACTGCGTGGTTTCGCGGCGGGAAACGGCATCGCGGTGGTGTTCTTCGCGGGCAACGCCGGGTTGTTCTTCGTGCTGACGCTGACGTTGCAGGACGGCCTCGGCTACTCGCCGCTGACGGCGGGGCTGGTGTTCGCTCCGCTGGCGGTGACGTTCGCGGTGGCGTCCCTGATCGGTCCCCGGCTGTCCGTCCGGTGGGGCCACCACGTACTGACGCTCGGGTACGGCGTCAACACCGTCGGCACGGCCGTGTTGCTGGCGACGGTGTGGCTGGACGGCGCCGAAACCACGGGCTGGGAGCTCGTGGCACCGCTGGCGATCGTCGGTTTCGGTCAGGGTCTCGGGGTGAGTCCCCTGTTCGGTGCGGCCCTGGGGGAGGTCCCCGAGCGTGCCGCCGGTGCCGCCGGAGGCGTGCTGGAGACCGCGAGCCAGCTCGGCATGTCACTGGGTGTCACGGTCCTGGGACTGGTGTTCTCCACGGCGTTGGGCGACGGACCGTCCGTCGCGGTAGCGCATCTGAACGCGTTCACGACCGCGCTCGTGGGGAACCTGGCGCTGGCCGTGGCCGCCCTGGTGCTGTTGCGGTTCCTCGTCCGGCCCCGTGTTCAACCGAACGGTTGA
- the tatC gene encoding twin-arginine translocase subunit TatC: protein MADSSNDRISKRRKRSRRHNPDGTMTLIEHIYEFRRRLGFALIALGVGGVVGFLWFSNRVGPIPSLGEIVTGPYCAIPAEHRFPKEPPCRLLQTVPFEAFMIQLKVGLTAGAVLFAPVWFYQLWAFVAPGLYAKERKYALTFVGFASVLFATGAVLAYAMVPFALEILVNFGGGAFDTWFTGDKYVSFVLSLLVIFGVSFEVPLLVIMLNRVGVVSYAQLSKWRRGLIFIAFVFAAFVTPADPFSMLALAGALTVLLELSLQITRIHDKRKARRRGEENWDKLADDEPAPFHYTPSTIDDEPRAGDGKPRTEDIT, encoded by the coding sequence GTGGCGGATTCCTCGAACGACCGCATCAGCAAGCGGCGTAAGCGCAGCCGTCGGCACAACCCCGACGGCACCATGACGCTGATCGAGCACATCTACGAGTTCCGCCGTCGTCTGGGTTTCGCCCTGATCGCGCTGGGTGTGGGCGGCGTCGTCGGGTTCCTCTGGTTCTCCAACCGGGTGGGACCCATCCCATCGCTCGGGGAGATCGTCACCGGACCGTACTGCGCGATTCCCGCCGAGCACCGGTTCCCGAAGGAGCCCCCGTGCCGGCTGTTGCAGACCGTGCCGTTCGAAGCCTTCATGATCCAGTTGAAGGTGGGGCTGACGGCCGGTGCGGTGTTGTTCGCCCCGGTGTGGTTCTACCAACTCTGGGCCTTCGTCGCTCCGGGGCTGTACGCGAAGGAACGCAAGTACGCGCTCACGTTCGTCGGGTTCGCGAGTGTGCTGTTCGCCACGGGCGCGGTGCTCGCGTACGCGATGGTGCCGTTCGCCCTGGAGATCCTGGTGAACTTCGGTGGCGGCGCGTTCGACACCTGGTTCACCGGTGACAAGTACGTCTCCTTCGTCCTGTCGCTGCTGGTGATCTTCGGGGTGAGCTTCGAGGTCCCCCTGCTGGTGATCATGCTGAACCGCGTGGGCGTGGTCAGCTACGCCCAACTCAGCAAGTGGCGCCGGGGCCTGATCTTCATCGCGTTCGTCTTCGCGGCCTTCGTGACACCCGCCGACCCGTTCTCCATGCTCGCCCTGGCGGGTGCGTTGACCGTGCTGCTGGAGCTGTCGCTCCAGATCACCCGTATCCACGACAAGCGCAAGGCACGACGACGCGGCGAGGAAAACTGGGACAAGCTCGCCGACGACGAGCCGGCGCCCTTCCACTACACGCCGAGCACGATCGACGACGAACCGCGCGCCGGTGACGGCAAGCCCCGCACCGAGGACATCACCTGA
- a CDS encoding bacteriophage holin: MWYVVSAALVVAAVAGFGLVAFRVLRLLRTFRATASMVSARAGDRVGLLRARSAAVGVALRRSRRH, from the coding sequence GTGTGGTACGTGGTGAGTGCCGCCCTCGTCGTGGCGGCGGTGGCCGGTTTCGGTCTGGTCGCGTTCCGTGTGCTCCGGCTCTTGCGCACGTTCCGCGCGACGGCCAGCATGGTGTCGGCTCGTGCCGGTGATCGGGTCGGGTTGCTGCGGGCTCGATCGGCGGCGGTCGGCGTCGCGCTCCGGCGGAGTCGGCGGCACTGA
- a CDS encoding bifunctional phosphatase PAP2/diacylglycerol kinase family protein, with protein MKIPENRGGLIIDTVITYLARRLHHVTTIDRLAMRYSAALPHTLWDPALSRLSRSADKSRLWWLVAAGLATRRGPTRRAAFRGLAALAGASVAANLVGKPLLPRRRPAAEAVPEARRLHKRPTSSSFPSGHAASAAAFVTAAALESPRLGIALAPLGAAVAYSRVHTGVHWPSDIGAGAVLGALVALATRHWWPPRPDDARAHTAPPADAPALREGAHILAVVNPHSGNPDDDPTTELRELWPRAVVLTPESGADLHDQLTDELRRRADEVRALGVAGGDGTAAAVASVAADAGLPLALIPAGTLNHFARDLGLRHFTDTDAAVRSGNAVGIDLGEVEIDSDHGTTRRWFVNTASLGGYPEMVRLRETIQRHHPKWPSAVIAMVRTLRHARPLRVRLNGEHLAVWLLFVGNGTYAPKGVIPSRRPALDTGLLDVRYLRADRPYSRTRFLLAVLTNTLSTSHVYSQRDLSELDVTLLDGNRRIATDGEVGPLGHRFRFRSRPSALAVYRPRKAVSDTLTPPEQPPTGSPAPRRRRRAFRFW; from the coding sequence ATGAAAATCCCGGAGAACCGAGGTGGCCTAATCATCGACACCGTCATCACCTACTTGGCCCGCCGACTGCACCATGTGACCACGATCGACCGCCTCGCCATGCGCTACAGCGCAGCCCTCCCCCACACGCTGTGGGACCCGGCGTTGTCCCGCCTCTCCCGCTCCGCCGACAAGAGCCGCCTGTGGTGGCTCGTCGCCGCGGGACTCGCCACGCGCCGGGGCCCGACCCGCCGTGCGGCGTTCCGGGGCCTGGCGGCTCTCGCGGGTGCCAGTGTCGCCGCCAACCTCGTCGGCAAACCCCTGTTGCCGCGCCGGCGGCCCGCGGCCGAGGCCGTGCCCGAGGCGCGGCGGCTGCACAAGCGTCCGACGTCCTCGTCGTTCCCGTCCGGCCACGCGGCCTCCGCCGCCGCGTTCGTCACCGCCGCCGCCCTCGAATCGCCGCGGCTCGGCATCGCCCTGGCGCCCCTGGGCGCCGCGGTGGCCTACTCGCGTGTGCACACCGGAGTGCACTGGCCGAGCGACATCGGCGCGGGGGCCGTCCTCGGTGCCCTCGTGGCCCTGGCCACCCGTCACTGGTGGCCTCCCCGCCCCGACGACGCCCGAGCCCACACCGCACCCCCCGCCGACGCTCCCGCCCTGCGGGAGGGCGCCCACATCCTCGCCGTGGTGAACCCCCACTCCGGAAACCCCGACGACGACCCGACCACCGAGCTCCGCGAGTTGTGGCCGCGCGCCGTCGTCCTCACCCCCGAATCCGGCGCCGACCTCCACGACCAACTCACCGACGAACTCCGGCGTCGCGCCGACGAGGTGCGCGCGCTCGGTGTCGCCGGTGGGGACGGCACCGCCGCGGCCGTGGCCTCGGTCGCCGCCGACGCCGGTCTCCCCCTGGCGCTCATCCCGGCCGGTACCCTCAACCATTTCGCCCGTGACCTCGGGCTACGCCACTTCACCGACACGGACGCCGCGGTCCGCTCGGGTAACGCCGTCGGCATCGACCTCGGCGAGGTGGAGATCGACAGCGACCACGGCACCACCCGCCGCTGGTTCGTCAACACGGCGAGTCTCGGTGGATATCCGGAGATGGTGCGGCTGCGCGAGACCATCCAACGGCATCACCCGAAGTGGCCCTCGGCCGTCATCGCCATGGTCCGGACCCTCCGGCACGCCCGTCCCCTGCGGGTGCGGTTGAACGGCGAGCACCTGGCGGTGTGGCTGCTGTTCGTCGGCAACGGCACCTACGCGCCGAAAGGTGTCATCCCCTCCCGGCGACCCGCGCTCGACACGGGTCTGCTCGACGTCCGGTACCTGCGAGCCGACCGTCCGTACTCCCGCACCCGTTTCCTGCTCGCCGTCCTCACGAACACGCTGAGCACCAGTCACGTCTACAGCCAACGCGACCTGTCCGAGCTGGACGTCACCCTCCTCGACGGCAACCGCCGAATCGCCACCGACGGCGAGGTGGGTCCGCTCGGCCATCGGTTCCGCTTCCGCTCCCGGCCGAGCGCCCTGGCGGTCTACCGGCCCCGGAAGGCGGTGTCGGACACCCTCACTCCTCCGGAGCAGCCGCCCACCGGGTCACCCGCACCTCGTCGCCGACGGAGAGCTTTCCGGTTCTGGTGA
- a CDS encoding diacylglycerol/lipid kinase family protein, whose amino-acid sequence MGWRLGLAVHPDSGRGAAARIAGTVAERLRAEADHLELITATSFERFRQRVAECRSAGLDALVVLGGDGAVHRAVQCCADTDVALGLVPCGTGNDFARALGIPRDPSTALATLVSALRHGRRRRLDLGRVDGTDPAEPRWFGTVLCTGFDAAVNARANSLRWPHGPHRYDLALLRELVSLRPRPVVVDTDTGRLTTQATLVAVGNTAFYGGGIPICPAATYDDGMFDVTIVGPVSPWRLARILPRLRTGTHVRNPSVHTLRASRVFVAGDPGWPVFADGDPCGALPVTVTCVPGALSVLG is encoded by the coding sequence ATGGGGTGGCGACTGGGGTTGGCCGTGCATCCGGATTCGGGGCGGGGCGCGGCGGCGCGGATCGCGGGCACGGTGGCCGAGCGACTGCGTGCCGAGGCGGATCATCTGGAGTTGATCACGGCGACGTCGTTCGAGCGGTTCCGGCAGCGCGTGGCCGAGTGCCGGTCGGCGGGGCTGGACGCACTCGTCGTCCTGGGCGGTGACGGGGCCGTCCACCGGGCCGTCCAGTGTTGCGCGGACACGGACGTGGCCCTCGGCCTCGTTCCCTGCGGAACCGGCAACGACTTCGCTCGCGCGCTCGGAATTCCCCGTGACCCGAGTACCGCCTTGGCCACCCTGGTCTCGGCGCTGCGGCACGGCCGTCGACGTCGACTGGACCTCGGGCGCGTGGACGGCACCGACCCGGCGGAGCCACGCTGGTTCGGCACGGTGCTCTGCACGGGCTTCGATGCGGCCGTCAACGCGCGCGCCAACAGCCTGCGGTGGCCCCACGGCCCGCACCGTTACGACCTCGCGCTGCTTCGGGAACTGGTGTCGTTGCGCCCCCGCCCGGTGGTGGTGGACACGGACACCGGACGCCTGACGACGCAGGCCACGCTGGTGGCAGTGGGTAACACCGCGTTCTACGGCGGCGGCATTCCCATCTGTCCCGCCGCGACGTACGACGACGGGATGTTCGACGTGACGATCGTGGGCCCGGTGAGCCCGTGGCGGCTCGCCCGCATCCTGCCGAGGCTGCGAACCGGCACCCACGTGCGCAACCCTTCCGTGCACACGCTGCGGGCCTCACGTGTCTTCGTGGCGGGCGACCCGGGGTGGCCGGTGTTCGCCGACGGCGACCCCTGCGGCGCGCTGCCGGTGACCGTGACGTGTGTGCCGGGTGCGTTGTCGGTGCTCGGCTGA
- a CDS encoding MOSC domain-containing protein, with product MARVASLFHYPVKGCAGVELREGVLGLAGLEHDRTFMVVDSEGRFLSQRRDPRLAVIRPALGEDARRLTLAAPGIEPIDVAVDTGEDTGARTDVWIHGEPYRGVDQGDRVAEWLSTWLARPCRLVRVPPEHDRVTGGETSGTAGFADSTAVLVVSTRSLEELNTRLAGKDLPALPMNRFRPNVVVEGWSEPHEEERARRVEVGEAELGFAKVAIRCVVTTVDQATGERRGPEPLRTLAEYRRVPGGVVLGARFAVTRTGKLSVGDEVRVTRWAAAPEE from the coding sequence GTGGCGCGTGTCGCGAGCCTGTTCCACTACCCGGTGAAGGGATGTGCGGGCGTCGAACTGCGTGAGGGCGTTCTCGGGCTCGCGGGCCTGGAGCACGACCGGACCTTCATGGTGGTGGACTCCGAGGGGCGTTTCCTCAGCCAACGCCGGGACCCGCGTCTCGCGGTGATACGGCCCGCCCTCGGGGAGGACGCTCGTCGGTTGACACTGGCCGCGCCGGGCATCGAGCCGATCGACGTGGCCGTGGACACCGGCGAGGACACCGGGGCACGAACGGACGTGTGGATCCACGGCGAGCCCTACCGCGGCGTCGACCAGGGTGATCGGGTCGCCGAGTGGTTGTCGACGTGGCTGGCGCGTCCGTGCCGGCTGGTGCGGGTACCTCCGGAACACGATCGGGTGACCGGAGGGGAGACGTCGGGAACGGCGGGGTTCGCCGACAGCACCGCCGTGCTGGTGGTGTCGACGCGCAGCCTGGAGGAACTCAACACCCGCCTGGCGGGCAAGGACCTGCCCGCGCTGCCGATGAACCGCTTCCGTCCCAACGTCGTGGTCGAAGGCTGGTCGGAGCCCCACGAGGAGGAGCGGGCGCGCCGGGTGGAGGTCGGCGAGGCCGAACTCGGCTTCGCCAAGGTCGCCATCCGTTGTGTGGTGACCACGGTCGACCAGGCCACGGGTGAGCGCCGGGGCCCCGAGCCGCTGCGCACGCTGGCGGAGTACCGCCGGGTTCCCGGCGGGGTGGTGCTCGGGGCCAGGTTCGCGGTCACCAGAACCGGAAAGCTCTCCGTCGGCGACGAGGTGCGGGTGACCCGGTGGGCGGCTGCTCCGGAGGAGTGA
- a CDS encoding helix-turn-helix transcriptional regulator → MSTARAERLVNLVLALLSTRQYLTSERIRGIVPGYADAASDEAFSRMFERDKAELRELGIPLETGRNSAFDPVEGYRIARRDYELGDIELAPDEAAAVALAVRLWDSPELTGQAQGALVKLRAAGVEVDENAATPVEPRVHVEPAFAPLLSAVQQGKVVRFDYRRSTSPERRPRTVEPWGVVSWRSRWYLVGHDRDRDAPRCFRLSRITGPVRTLGRAGAVTRPADVNLLEFVAGVGGGEREEPQPVMRARLWLAEGRAAGIRRHATVVGRRAVADVDGDVVELDLWSPESAADWIAGHGPDALVLEPDVLAKAVADRWERVVREVPR, encoded by the coding sequence GTGTCCACAGCCCGTGCCGAGCGCTTGGTGAACTTGGTGCTCGCTCTGTTGTCGACTCGGCAGTACCTGACGTCCGAGCGGATCCGTGGCATCGTGCCCGGCTACGCCGACGCCGCGAGCGACGAGGCGTTCTCGCGCATGTTCGAACGTGACAAGGCGGAGCTGCGCGAGCTGGGGATTCCGTTGGAGACCGGGCGCAACTCGGCGTTCGATCCCGTCGAGGGGTACCGCATCGCCCGCCGGGACTACGAACTGGGAGACATCGAGCTGGCCCCCGACGAGGCCGCCGCGGTCGCGCTCGCCGTGCGATTGTGGGATTCGCCGGAACTGACCGGCCAGGCCCAGGGCGCGTTGGTGAAGCTCCGGGCGGCCGGCGTGGAGGTCGATGAGAACGCGGCCACCCCCGTGGAGCCGAGGGTGCACGTCGAGCCCGCGTTCGCCCCGCTGCTGTCGGCCGTGCAGCAGGGCAAGGTGGTGCGGTTCGACTACCGGCGTTCCACGTCGCCGGAACGGCGGCCCCGCACGGTGGAGCCGTGGGGCGTGGTGTCGTGGCGGTCGCGCTGGTACCTCGTGGGGCACGACCGCGACCGGGACGCTCCGCGCTGCTTCCGGCTGTCCCGTATCACCGGTCCAGTGCGGACCCTGGGACGCGCGGGAGCCGTGACCCGCCCCGCCGACGTGAACCTGCTGGAGTTCGTCGCGGGTGTCGGAGGCGGGGAACGAGAGGAACCCCAACCGGTGATGCGGGCGCGGTTATGGCTCGCCGAGGGACGCGCGGCCGGCATCCGGCGCCATGCCACGGTGGTGGGTCGCCGTGCGGTCGCCGACGTCGACGGCGACGTGGTGGAGCTGGATCTCTGGTCGCCCGAGAGCGCGGCCGACTGGATCGCGGGCCACGGTCCCGACGCGCTGGTGCTGGAGCCCGACGTGTTGGCCAAGGCGGTCGCCGACCGCTGGGAACGAGTCGTCCGGGAGGTGCCACGGTGA